A genome region from Scomber japonicus isolate fScoJap1 chromosome 15, fScoJap1.pri, whole genome shotgun sequence includes the following:
- the LOC128374565 gene encoding uncharacterized protein LOC128374565, with protein MAGNHSEDAIGILRRLLGSPELINCLVNQEASGNTRNPVNNENNEISVLFRPNQCVNVNMGSNNPPPPVAQQVQTPRFQARRFSNWGGPKGKRRPKPSSHRVITFYKDVVLLCSPRDKKVPKQQMKAVLHEKGHIVSALEVDKTWDHTTLLLQLRQAFDGKIPSGASLEMLMPCGNKLVTPKLSRGQQLDASMVHKIFRRAPLYIRPSVALEPTMREGCDSSTEEDDWVEEEDMFVQPLQLPRLHAAPNRKPKLLHRSPPLVTRPLIVGHTLDLTSMPQPLQLPRLHAAPNRKSKCSHHSPPLVTRPLIVGRTPDLKSMPQPLQLPRLHAAHNKKPKLLHHSPPQGDQTPSQCQNDYGTYIDLIHETSDEDNDDDLYSAIIASIEDQTQPKEDIPISQILNELSDKIDSLQVCKFNINRSAVLDGAIRGFRRLSYDPNKKMSVKFSDDRGTTEEAVDLGGPRREFLRLLMETLAESDMFEGPEGHLNLALSSSAVREDRYFIAGRAIAVSLVHGGPPPCFLSRTLFACIAEGPDGCRPVLEDITDMELYSKLKQISEAKTLEELRQFTEPLTDYLATAGCLRHLTSLVDKDKLLEDVLMFQVVQRVRGPLERFSDGLRTLGVLQKIKHHPEAFRPVLCYSPGTLTAEIMDHLFAIRWSEMGSNNRADENRVVAYWRDYLQDAEEDEGPPKLGDILSFATGCDVMPPIGFSPKPSLEFQRGRYPIANTCVNCLRIPLHQSYEDFKSNMDFAIRNTQGFGME; from the exons ATGGCGGGCAACCACTCGGAGGATGCTATCGGTATTTTGAGGAGGCTTCTTGGTTCACCAGAACTCATTAACTGTCTTGTGAACCAAGAAGCCTCTGGAAACACGAGAAATCCCGTCAACAATGAGAATAATGAGATAAGCGTGTTGTTTAGGCCAAACCAATGCGTAAATGTTAATATGGGGAGcaacaacccccctccccccgtgGCTCAACAGGTGCAGACACCTCGCTTCCAAGCCAGGCGATTCAGCAATTGGGGCGGGccgaaaggaaagagaag ACCAAAACCATCGTCCCATCgtgtaattacattttataagGACGTAGTATTGCTCTGCAGCCCCCGGGACAAAAAAGTCCCAAAGCAACAAATGAAGGCCGTGTTACATGAAAAGGGCCACATCGTGAGTGCACTGGAAGTGGATAAAACATGGGACCACACGACCCTGCTACTCCAACTGCGTCAGGCGTTTGATGGGAAGATTCCTTCAGGAGCAAG TCTGGAGATGCTTATGCCGTGTGGGAACAAACTGGTTACACCCAAGCTTAGCAGAGGTCAGCAGTTAGACGCTTCTATGGTGCACAAGATCTTCAGAAGAGCACCGCTGTATATTAGGCCGTCAGTAGCCCTGGAG CCTACGATGAGGGAAGGCTGTGACTCAAGTACAGAGGAAGATGACTgggtggaagaggaggacatgTTTGTCCAGCCACTGCAGTTGCCCAGGCTTCATGCAGCACCGAACAGAAAGCCCAAGCTTCTTCATCGCAGCCCTCCACTAGTGACCAGACCCCTAATTGTTGGCCATACTCTAGACCTCACCTCTATGCCCCAGCCACTGCAGTTGCCCAGGCTTCATGCAGCACCCAACAGGAAGTCCAAATGTTCTCATCACAGCCCTCCACTAGTGACCAGACCCCTAATCGTTGGCCGGACCCCAGACCTCAAGTCTATGCCCCAGCCACTGCAGTTGCCCAGGCTTCATGCAGCACACAACAAAAAGCCCAAGCTTCTTCATCACAGCCCTCCACAAGGGGACCAGACCCCAAGTCAATGTCAAAACGATTATGGAACGTACATCGACCTCATACATGAGACATCAGAtgaagataatgatgatgaccTGTACAGTGCTATCATTGCCAGTATTGAGGATCAGAC GCAGCCAAAAGAAGACATCCCCATTAGTCAAATATTGAATGAACTCAGTGACAAAATTGATAGCCTGCAAGTGTGCAAGTTCAACATCAATCGTTCTGCAGTCCTCGATGGAGCAATAAGGGGGTTCAGACGGCTCTCCTATGACCCAAATAAGAAGATGTCCGTAAAGTTTTCCGATGACAGGGGAACCACGGAGGAGGCTGTGGACCTCGGTGGCCCTCGCCGAGAGTTTCTACGCCTGCTGATGGAAACACTGGCAGAGTCAGACATGTTTGAAGGACCAGAGGGACACCTCAACTTGGCTCTCAGTTCCTCTG CTGTGCGGGAGGACAGATATTTCATAGCTGGCAGAGCAATTGCTGTCAGCCTGGTTCATGGAGGCCCTCCACCATGTTTCCTGTCGAGAACACTCTTTGCCTGCATAGCAGAGGGACCTGATGGATGTAGGCCTGTACTGGAGGACATTACAGACATGGAACTCTATAGTAAACTAAAACAG aTTTCTGAAGCCAAAACACTGGAGGAGCTGCGACAGTTTACAGAGCCACTCACTGACTACCTAGCCACTGCTGGCTGCTTGAGACATCTTACAAGCCTGGTTGACAAGGACAAACTGTTGGAAGATGTCCTGATGTTTCAGGTGGTTCAGCGTGTCCGTGGTCCCTTGGAAAG GTTCAGTGATGGATTGAGAACACTTGGAGTGctccagaaaataaaacatcatcctGAAGCCTTTCGCCCTGTCCTGTGCTACAGCCCTGGGACCCTGACTGCTGAAATTATGGATCACCTGTTTGCCATAAGATGGTCCGAGATGGGAAGCAATAACAGGGCGGATGAGAACAGGGTGGTCGCCTACTGGAGGGATTATTTACAGGACGCTGAAG AGGACGAAGGACCGCCAAAGCTGGGAGACATTCTGTCATTTGCAACAGGGTGCGATGTGATGCCACCCATCGGGTTTTCTCCTAAACCGTCTCTGGAATTCCAAAGAGGGAGATACCCGATAGCAAACACATGTGTAAACTGTCTCAGAATACCTCTTCACCAGTCCTACGAGGACTTTAAGAGTAACATGGACTTTGCAATCCGAAACACTCAGGGATTTGGAatggagtaa